The Terriglobus sp. TAA 43 sequence GAACGACGCGTTCCAAGCCGATCGGAGATGAATCCTGAGATGCCATAGGCAATTGCAGAGGCGAACAGAAAAAGGCTAACTATGTGCGCATAGCCCTGGTCATCCAGATTCAAAAGCGCCTGCATGCGCGGCGCTACAACGGAAAGACTTTGCCGGTCAAAATAGTTCACCAGCGCAATCAAAAAGAGCCACACCACCAATTGCCACTGCCGCGCGCTCATCCGGCTGTTCTGCTTCTCCACAGCGCTCTCCTGTTTTTACGATCAGTAGCAACGAACTTCAAAGATCGCGGGGATTGCATCACCATGACCCACAATACTTATGGCGAGCTCTCCAGTCGTGATTGGCTCTGCAAGATTTAGCGTGTAGCGCGTCTGATGGTTCTCTTTCACATGCGCCAAAACTCTATCACCCGCACGAACTTCAAATGCCGTAACGCATGCTGGCATAACGCGTTCTGGATGGCCCATCAACACGGATTCCATTGGATGATCAAAGTCCGTGTCGAAGCCAAGCACAACCTCACGGATGGACTGAGGTTCATCCCACGTTAGTTTCAACGTAGGCTGTGAATCATCCTTAGCAGGCAGCCATGCATTCGCGCCGCTCCACGGGCGTGCAACTCCGTTGCGAACATTCGCCGCAGTGAAAAGATCAAGCGCTGGCTCAAACTGCATGGCAAGGTTGCGTGCTTGTGGTCTGCGCGTGGGGAGCCAGAACGCGAAGGTGTCTACCCCTGAACCTTCCGGCGGCGACTGTACCAAGCTTTTCGCAACTGCTTTATTCATCTTCTGAGCTAACGTCAGAATTCCCGTTACTTGCTCGGTGCTCAAGGCAACAGACACATCTTCGTTGGTATGCAGAATGGCAAACGCGTGAGCCTCGTTGGACATGCTTGCTGAAAACGCAATCACTGCCTCCTGCTCGCCTTCCTTGAGTGTGACGGCCAGTGCGTCTACCCTCACGTCAGGAGTGGTGTTGCCGTCGCGACTGCTGATCCACAACTCACAACGGAGTTCGGTAGTTGCCTTTGCTCGCGCAGCCAATGTAAACCGTGGCACAGCACCAGCAAGCAGCGGCACTAAAAGAGCCATGGGCTGTGACAGTGTCTCCCATTCACCAGAGGGCTCAAGCTCAGCGAGTTTCAGCGTGGAACTGCTCGTGATAATTGCACTCTGTGTCTTGTCCTGAGCATCCTGCAAACGCACACCGGGAATGTGTTGACCGTGTGCGAGCAGGACTTGCTGCAGTCGAACCATGTGCGCTGGTTGTGTCAGATCACGCGGCAGAAGCCGTTCGCTTTTGCAGACCACGGCAGCCATGCCCACTGCTTGTGCACTGTGAGCGCACGTGGCCATCACTCGCGTAGAACCAAATGCGATATGGGAAGCCGAGAGAATGCGACCCGCAAGAAACAGGTTGGGTACATTGCGGCTGTACATGGTGCGATACGGAATGGTGTAAACACCTTTGCTATGCCACTGCGTGCAACCCGGCTGTGAGCTATAGACACCATCCGGCGGATGCAGATCGACAGCCCATCCGCCGAAGCTAACAGCATCGTCGTGATGGCGTTGTTCAATCACGTCCTGCTGCATCAGCATGTAGTCGCCTTCAAAACGACGACTTTCACGCTTGCCCGGAATTGTTCCCATCCATTCGAGCGTCAGCGTTTCTGCTTCTGGAAATTCACCGGAGTTCTTGATGTAATTCCAGACTCCGTACGCGACCTTCCACAGTTCGTACTTGATCTCTTCCGTTTCGTACACCGTGTCACGGGCTCCGCCGTATTCAAGCCACCACAAGCGGCATCCTGAATCCGTTACACGCAGTTCGCGAAAGCGCGGTATCGCGGTAATATCCTTCAACGCGAATGCAGGAGGCACATACTTCACGGGCCTGCCGGTATCGCGTGTGTAGAAGTAAAGCGAATGCCCCAACAGTGAGTGATCCTCTGTTTCAGGAGCCAATAGCTCACCGAACTCCGCGCGCGATTCCGCCCCCACACGGAAGGCTGCGCCGGCAAGGAATCCCAGGATGCCGTCGCCAGACGCGTCGCAGAAGAGCGGCGCTGTAATGTTGTAGCGAATCTGATTCTGACTGCAGAATGCACTCACACTTGTAATGCGGCCGTCTCCGGCTTCTGTCTCTGCGGAATCCACTGCGGTGTTCAGCAAGAGTGTGATGTTGGCTTCACGTAGCGTCCACTCGAGCAGAATGGAATCAAAAACAATGGCATTCCCTTCCGGGTTGCGCCACATGTTTTCCACCAGCAACTCATCGATCACGCCGCCTTCACGTGCCCACCGATTGTTGTTGCCCATGTGAGATGTTGCTCCCAATACCCAAAGCCGCACTTCGCTCGACGCATTCCCACCAAGCACCGGCCGGTCTTGCACCAGAACGGTCCGTACGCCCTGCCGCGCAGCGGTAATGGCGGCGCAGACGCCAGAAAGTCCTCCGCCAACCACTATCAGATCAGCGTCCATGGTCTGCTGGCGCAAAGTCCTCGGTCCAGCCGTCGTACTAGCCCCAGTCGCGCCGATTGTGTCTTTCAGTTCATGCATACCGTCATAATCCCGTCTGTTCGAGGAGGAAAAAGAGCTTGTCAAGCTAACGTCGAAGAGAGTACATGTTAAACGTTAAACCTGTAAAGAACCGGGCGGATTTTGATATCGTTTCATGGCCGCCCGTTGGAGGATTGAACTTGCTTCCTTTTCGTTCCTCGACAGCGATTATGGCTGTCGCCGTCCTGCTTCCTTTCAGCGCCATTGCTCAGAGCAATATCCAGCTTTCTTCCTCCGGGATTGTCTTTCATGCGGAGCGTACGGGCGCGCGCTTTTCGATTGACAGCAATGGCAATAAAACGGTCGCGGCTTCGCCTGCTGCCGGTATCTTGATCAACGGGAGTCCGTTGACTCTCACAGATAGCTGCACGGCATCTCCCTGCACTCTGCACGGCAAGACGTCCGCCGGCGGCCTGGCGACTCTCTCGATCCGTATTGAGCCTCACCACGTCGCTATGACCGTGCATCCAGCGCACGAGGGAGCGGAAGTGCGATTCATCACAGCTGGCGCATCGCCTGCGTATGGATTGGCAGATCACGCAGCCGAGCAAAAGCAATTCTCCACGCTTGAGAACAAACAATTCAATACGGATGTAACGGGGTTCAAAGACGATATTTTCCTATCTGGCCAGGGCCTTACGCGGCTCGTCAGCAACTTCATCATTTATCCGAAGCAGGGATTTGCGGAAGTCTTGATCGATCCGTACCGCAAAATTGTGCACACCAGCGGCAGTGAGATTGTTCAGGGTGTCGAACATGCGCATGGCGATGTGCGCATGCATTATTTTTTCGGTGATCCGCATGCAATTTATGGAGCGTACCTAGCCGCAAGAAACGCCGCGGGATATCGGGTTATGGTGCCGAAGTATGCCGCTTTCGGTGTGGGTTGGGAGGCATTTGGCGCACTTGGCTGGGACACCAATCAGAAGACGGATACAGAGAGCATTGATCATTACCTGAAGGACGGCTTCCCTCTTCGCTGGATTGTGGTCGGTTCCGGCTTCTGGCCCTCGCAACCCGAATCCATGCATGAAACCACGTCTTTCGGCTACTGGGATAAAGAAAAGTATCCCGACCCGCGCGGCATGTTCCAGCACTTCAAGGAAGAAGGACTCGTGTCGATGCTTGGTCTTCGCATCACCTTCATCACGACGGGCCCCTACTCTGATGAAGGCGTGAAGCATGGCTATTTTCTGAAAGATGCAAGCGGAAAAGCGGAATCCTTCACCGGCGGCTGGCCCAAGATGCCGTATTACCTTCTGGACGCACACAATCCTGCTGCTTTGGATTGGTACATGGGTCTGGTCAAGAAGTGGCAGGACTATGGTGTGAGCGGATGGAAAGAGGACTTCTATGGCTATGGAAAGTATCCGCTACGTGATGACAAGGTAGATCCAACCAATGACCGACTGATGGCGCAAAATCAACTCATTATTGAACGCAATGGTTATCTCTCTTCGAACGGTGATCTGCACCGCATCAACGACTTCAACTACAACCAGGATCAAGATCGCGGTCCGGTGAACGCGCTCGCTCTGGCCTATGCAGGATTTCCGCTGGTGTATCCAGACATTGTTGGCGGTACGTTCGGTGAAAGCCACTTCAACACACAGCGCACGCCGCAGATGGAGACCTACATGATGCGCAACGCCATGTGGGCCTCGCTGCATAGCAGCATGGGTATGGGCGAACCACCGTGGAGCTTCCGTCCTGGAGTCGCTAACGTGATGCGCAAAGCGGCACAACTTCATGACCGCATCTCACCCTACTTGTTCCAGTACGGACGACGCTTTGCCGCTGACGGCTATCCGTGGACCATGACGCCACTGCCCATCGCCTACCCGAATGACAGCGCCGTCTACGCCCACGAGAATGCAACAGATCATCGCTATGAGTGGCTGATCGGCGAAGCATTATTGGCGGCCCCCTTGTACGGCAATGACTACGCCACTGCGACTACACGAGACATCTATCTTCCCGCGGGTGAATGGATGGACTTCGAAACAGGAACTCTTTATAACGGCAATCAGCTACTACGCGCCTTTGCGTTACCAGTGGATAAGATTCCTCTATTTGTTGGAGGCACTGGGATCACGCTGGAAAAGCAAAACAAGGATATCTTCGCCTGCATCTATCCTGTCGCTCGCAAGGGTTCTACTACGTTGTCACTGCCAGACGATCCACGTCCGATCCGTGTAACCGTTGCCGCCCCGCTGAAGGGCGCACGCAACATCGTAGTGAAGGATCGTTCGGGGAAAGAAGTTGCAATTAGCAAGGCGGGATTCGGGTACAGTTTCCATCCTGTAGCCGGCGAGTCCTATACGGTTACCACTCGCTGAGACGAACCTGGGTGAATAGATCATCAACCTACTTACCCAGGTTGCACATAACTTCATCTCAATGCCTTATTGTCCGGGAAAGATTGTCTTCCAATCGGATTTCATATCAATGACCGTCCAGTGCTTCTCACCGGCTTCATCTAACGCTTTATCGAGAGTTCCCACTTTCGACGCCCTATCGTAGGCGTATTCTCGTACCGCATCCGTGTGATGCACCAATGCCCCAAACCGCAGACCATTGCCTGCAGTGGTGTACTCCAGCATCTGCTGATCACCATCAGAATTCCCGAAAGCGGCAATCGGTCGCTTGCCGATAAATCGACCGATATTGACTGGCTTTCCTGGGCCGTCATTCATCGAATCAAGCTGCGGCAAACGCATTAGAACAGCGGCCCCTCCGCTGTTCACGAACGCTGTCTTCATCTGCGTTCCGATAACATGTTCGCGTGGAATGCCATAGGCTTTGTCTGTCCAAGGGCGCATAAATTCCTGTTCACCACCGGACACAATGTAGTTAGTAAAGCCGTTCGCCTGAAGATAGCGAAGAAGTTCCACCATGGGCTGATAGATGCATTGAGTAAATTGGCGCTGGAAGCGCGGGTGTTTTGCATTCAGCATCCAACTTGTCACAATCCCATCAAACTGTTCATCCGTCATGCCGGTATGAGTAACTGCGAGCAACTCTGCGGCCCCATTCTCTCCATCTGCCGCAAGTGCCTTTTCATCGTGATTCAACACTGCAGCAAAGGGCTCTTTCTTCTTCCAATCCGGGTGGTCCGCTGCCATCTGTTGAATACGGGTTTCGGTGAAGATGGCCTCGGTATAGATGGGCTGCTCTACCCAAAGCGTTCCATCGTTATCGAACGTGGCGATTCTGTCTTCCAACGGAACGAAGTTCGGGCCTTTCGCCGTCACCTGACCCACAAAATCAACGATGGCTTTCTTCGCTGGGCCGTCGTTCCATGACGGTAATGGGTCCACACCTGCAGTCTTTACATCAGGTGAGCTCTCACATCCCGATAACAGTAGGCTGCATGCCAGAACAACGGTCGAAACTTTAATCAGCATAATGCTCGCCTCATCTGGCTTAGGATTTTTTGGACACCTGTTTCTGAGGCTCTCTTGCAGACGCCATGGATGCATTCGGCGCGGCGTTTCTTACACAGCGAAATCCGAGATGATTTGTTCCGGTATCCGCATCGCCCTTGCCGCGAGTTCCCAACATGTAGCGCGAACAGTACTGATCCGTACAAAGATATGATCCGCCACGGTGAACCTTTTTCTTGTGTCTTGGCTCAGAAGGATCCCATGATGAATCGGGGCCCTGGGGATTGCGAGTGACTCCGCCTTGCGCACTTAACTGCTTGTAATAATCGGGCCGATACCAATCCGAGGTCCATTGCCATACATTTCCCGCCATGTCATATAAGCCATAGTTATTGGGAGCAAAGTGTTTCACCGGAGAGGTTCCAACATAACCATCTTCACCAGTATTTGTGTCGGGGAAATGTCCTTCATGAGTGTTGGCCATCCAGTGTTGATGCGGACGAAACTCGTCGCCCCACACGTAGGGTTTCCCCGTCAGTCCACCACGTGCCGCGAACTCCCACTCCGCTTCTGTCGGAAGACGCTTCCCCGCCCACTTTGCATAGGCTTGTGCGTCCTCGTAGGCAATCTGCACTACGGGATAGTCTTCTTTACCAGCGATGTTTGAGTTTGGACCTTGCGGATGTTTCCAGTCTGCGCCAGGAACATAACGCCACCACTGAAAGTAGTTATCGAGCGACACAGGATGATCCGGAGGCGTGAAGACCACAGACCCTGCAACGAGATTTTCCGGAGGTGCACCGGGATAGTCTTCTGCGCGAGGCTTTCGTTCCGCAACGGTGACGTAGCCAGTGGCCTTAACGAATTTGGCGAACTCCGCATTGGTTACGTCCGTCTTATCCATGTAAAAACCATCGACGTAGACCCTGTGAATGGGACGCGAATCATAAGTTGCTTTCATGCCAACGTCGTTGGTTCCAGCAGGTGCCTGCGCTCCCATTGAAAACTCACCTCCCGGAATCCAAGACATTTCCTCAGGAGTTGTACTGGATGGTTTGGCGGTATTTAAGACAGTCAGTTGGAAGGCTGGCTCGTTCTTGCTGCTTTGGCCTTCACGCCGCATGGCGTCAGGCTTCTCTGTATCGGCCTTCGCGCTTTCAGAGGGAGGGGTATCGTGTCCATCTTCAGAAGCTGCAGGCACCGCAACGATGGCGTTGACAGGTTTTCGAATCACAATTGCAACCGCAACAGCAGCAACCAACAACACTCCGCCAAGAATGTACGGCGCCGCCCCCGTTCTGGCTTGCCTTTTAGAAGCGGACCTTTTCGAAGCTTTCATGGGGCAACCTATTCCATAGACTTTGCGGGCTAGCATGCAAAGACATTCGTGCTTCAGGTATCGCAGATCGGGCAGAGGCGCCGTACTGTCACAAGTGACAGGTAGACAATGTCAGATCAGGCATGTCGGCACGCTCCTGCACTACTCTCTTCCGATGATCCATTGATAGTAGGCATTTTCTGGGTCGACGCTTGCGACGCGACGAATTGCTTTCTCCCACGTTGTCCTATCGCCCGCATACGCGGCCAGGCCCGCGGTATAGAAATCGAAGAGTGCAGACTGCCTTTGCTTGACCTCCGCATTGAGTTCAGCGTTCGAACCGATTACAGGAACCTCGGTTCTAAGGTCAAGCAGTTTCGGCAACACGTGGGTGATCTCATCCTGACGCACCCACGGCCCGTACTCGATACGTGGATGATCATCCGTCACAGGGTTCGCCTCACCCGCGAACCGTTCCAGGCCGGAGCGGCCTGTGACCCATGTTGCCAGAACCGCAGCGGGAGAATCGATGCCAACTCCCTTCATACTTGCTGCCACGCTTTCTGGTGCGAACCGCTCCTGCAGAGCGTGGATATCAATGCGTATCGGCTGGGGTGAACCTACTAACAACATTTCGTGCAACTCCGTGGTCCAGAGCGTTGCATAAGGAAACGCATCCAGAAAGCTGCGTACCAATTCACGCGTTTGCTGTTCGTTCTGCGTTGCGATGGGGAGCCACTGTGCGAGGATTCCATTCTGATTCAGACGTTTTTTGGCCAACTCGTAAAACTCGAACGAGTAGAGATTTGCAACACCCTGTGCAGAAGGAGGCGGCGGCTCCAGCGTAATGACGTCGTAGAGCTCATCGCTATGCATCAGTTCCTGACGTCCATCCCGCACTCGGATGTTCAACCTGGCGTCGTTCCAGGCGTTATAGTTTTCCGGGAACATTTTCCCAGCACGCACAATAGAGGGCAAAAGTTCTGCACACACGCGCGTTGTCAGGCCAGGATAGCGAAGTGTTTCACCAGCTGTGATGCCTGTACCAAATCCAACGATCATCACAGACCTTGGCTCACCGTTGTGTATCAACAACGGGATCATCGTCTGCAAACGCATGTAACGCATGGATGGCATAGCATCACCGGAGTTCGATACACCCTGCACGAACAGGCGACGAAATACGTTGTCTTTAGATCGTTGTTGGGCCACTGCAACCGTCGCGCCGCGTCCCTCTTCATAGAAGACCAGTGCACCACCACCACGCGTGAGCAGCAGCAGATTTGCCAGACGGTTCGCGGGAGTTACCGCGGCTGCAACCATCGTCGATAGAGCAATGAACCCTACGACCAACTTCATCCAGCGACGCCGGGCAAAGAGCGTTGCGACGGCACCGATCGCCGCCGCGACGATGGTAAGTAGTGAGAGGGTTCGTACAGCGCCCAGCATTGGAATCATCACGAAGCCCGTGATCATGGTTCCAACGATTCCTGCCGCTGTGTTCGCGCTTAACGCGTTTCCAACAGCACTGCCTGCGCCAGACTTCCCAGTGACCAGTCTTAGAACGACGGGAAATGCTGCGCCCAACAGAAGCGTTGGAAGGAATACGAGTCCGACACCTGCGGTTGCGAAGCTTGCATACATGCGCAAGGCGTCTGTTCCCGTTGCTTGCAGGACAAACTCACCAATCCGCATCTGCGTAAGCACTGTCCAGCGACCCATCACAGAAAATTCCAGCATGGAGATCAGCCCCGCGCCGCTGATGAGTAGCCCGAACGTGCCCCAGGAATCCTGCGCGCGCTTTACCAACCGCGAGCCGAACCATGCACCGAGCGCAAGGCCGGAAAGATACACCGCAAGCACAATGGAAAAGGCAAATGCGCGTGTACTTACAAATTGTGCGATGGCCTGGGACCAGACCACTTCATATCCAAGCGCAACTGCGCCGGCAAGCGCGTACAAGATGAGCGGAAGATGAGATGGAACGATTGAAGACGCATGACGTTTCTCTGTCACGACTGCTTTCTCCGCCTGTTGTGTCATCTCCGTTCGTTGTTGCCACACCACAGCATACGCGATGAGATTGAGAAGCGCCGCGACAAGTGCAGTGCCGCGAAGGCCAATCCACGGGATGAGAGCAAAGCTCGTAATCAAAACACCGACGATGCCACCCGCCGTGTTAGCGGTATAGAGGAAACCACCGTCCACCGCCATGCGCTGAGATGACGATCGCATAGCACGGACGGCAACAGGAAGGGTCCCTCCCATGAGCAATGCAGGCATGCTCACAATAACAAAGGGAAGCACTAGAGCGAAGAAACCGACGTGGTCCTGCAGCTTCGCATACACAACTGCCATTGATGACAGCAGAAGGGTGACGGTTAACGCCGTTGCAGCAATGCTGGCTTCGAGAATTGCGTAGAGACGAAGGGGAGCTCCTACGCGATCGGCCATTCGTCCGAAAAGGGCACTGCCGCCTGCGATTCCTGCGAAGAACGCAGAAACTGCAAGGGTGATCGCATAAACTTCAACGCCAACCACCAACGAAAGTTGACGTGCCCACAACACCTGAAAAATGAGGGCGGAGACACCTGAGAGAGCAAGTGCGACGATGAGCGTGATGCGCTTCGGATGAAACGCAGATGTTGCATCCGTAACTTTTTCCTGAATAGCAAGCATCGTTGCTGCCGTCATACGTTCTCCGTGAGAAGAAAATTTGACCGGACAAACCCGTGATTGCGATTTGTCCGGCCAGGAAGAGGGCTACACACTATGTACGACTTCTACCTTGCAACTATTTCTTCTGTGCTGCCGCCTGCCTTGCGGCCTTCACAATTATTTCGGGATCAATTGTGAAGCTGGCTGGCGGCTGGCTTGGTGGGTACTCTTTGAACGTCTCTACAAAGTCGCCTGCGGCCAACTGTCCTTGAATTGCGAGATATGCATTGTGGACCTGCCAATCGTTGTATTGGTCAGACGACATATCAGCACGTTCATAAGGATCCATGCGCAGGTTGTAGATTTTAGGAATGCGAAGACAGACAAGCGGGTTGGACCATACCTCATATCCGCCGGGCCGTCTTTGTTCGCAAAATACATACTTCCAGTTATTCACGCGCACCCCTACAAGAACCCCATCGTCGTCAAAGTAGAAGAAATTCTTGCGTGGTGAGTGTGCCTCTTTGCCTTCGAGATACGGAAGGATGTTGTAACCGTCCAGATGGACCTTGTGGGCCATGCCGCCTGGCCCTGTCCCTTTAAGCAACTGCTGCGTGATGTTTGGATTTCCTGCAGCAGCGACCAGTGTTGGGAACCAATCAAGACCAGAGACAATCTCGTTGGACCACTGATCGGCCTTGATGTGCCCGGGCCAGCGAATGACCGCCGGAACACGGAAGGCCCCCTCGTAGTTGGAGTCCTTCTCATTGCGGAACGGCGTCATGGCGGCATCTGGCCATGTGAACATGTTTGGGCCATTATCGGTGGTAAACAGAACAATGGTGTTGTCCTTGATGCCAAGGTCATCCACCTTCTTCAGCAGTTTGCCGACATTCTGATCCATCTCCCACATGCCATCGGCATATTCGTAGCCTTTCCCAAGACCGGCTTTCCCGATGTAATCCGGACGCACATGCGTGAAGATATGCATGCGCGTGAAGTTCATCCAAGTGAAGAATGGCTTGCCTGCCTTCACCTGCTTATCCATAAAGTCCATGGCAGAACCAGTCGTCTCATCATCGATGGTTTCCATTCGCTTGATGTTCAGCGGCCCCGTATCTTCTACCTTTCCATCCGCATAGCTGTGCAGGACACCGCGCGGGTTATAGACCTTTAGGAAAGTCGGATCATCGGTGGGCCAGTAGGGCATCTCTGGCTCTTGCTCGGCGTTCAGGTGATAGAGATTGCCGAAGAACTCATCAAAACCATGGTTGGTAGGGAGATATTCATCGCGATCGCCGAGATGATTCTTTCCGAACTGTCCGGTCGCGTAGCCAAGCGGCTTCAAGGCTTCTGCGATAGTGATGTCGCGTTTCTGGATACCCACAGGTGCGCCCGGAACGCCCACTTTAGAAAGTCCGGTGCGGACCGGAGACTGGCCCGTTATGAAAGAAGAACGGCCCGCCGTGCAACTATTCTCCGCATAGTAGTCAGTGAACGTCATGCCCTGTTCACCAATACTGTCGATGTTCGGCGTTTTATACCCCATGACGCCATGGGTATAGCGACTAACGTTTGCCTGCCCTACGTCATCTCCAAAGATGACAAGGATGTTCGGCTTACCGGCTTCCGCGCTTGCGTCTCGCGCCAGGCCGCCTGCTAGCGTCACAATCCCGAGCATGCCGCACACCCACCGCAGCATTTTCTTCTTCGAAAGCATTGCACGTCTCCTTTTGAAGAGTTCACCCTGCACACGCGAACCGTTCGGCACCGTCCGGGAGCGCACTGTTCGGCAATCATAGGAGCGAGGCTGGTGAAACTCACACTGTCAGTTCCGACAGTGGCTGCCACTTTTCCTTCAACGCACAATGAGGAACCATGAAGCACTCCCTGATGGAGGCTTTCAAGAGGCTTGGACCTCGCACAAACGCAGTTGCCGGGAAATGCTCGGGATTGGAGAAAGCGTTTTGTCTCCTCGTGAAACCATTGTTGGTCTCAGTAAGGACATAGGCCGCACCGTACTTGGTCAGGAAGCCATGATCGAACGGCTATTGATCGGCCTTCTGGCCAACGGGAACCTTCTGGTGGAAGGACTTCCAGGTCTGGCCAAGACGCGCGCTATTAAGAAGCTGTCCACGTTTCTTGACGCTGGTCTCTCGCGCATTCAATTCACACCAGACCTCTTGCCGTCAGATATCACAGGCTCGGAGGTCTACTACACGGCAGAAGGCAGAGGCGAGTTTCGTTTTCAACCTGGCCCTGTCTTCAACAACCTCGTACTGGCCGACGAAATCAATCGAGCGCCGGCGAAAGTACAGGCGGCTCTGCTGGAAGCGATGGAAGAACGGCAAGTGACAGTCGCAGGAACAACACATCCATTGCCCCCGTTGTTTCTTGTGATGGCGACGCAAAATCCTATTGAACAGGAAGGCACGTACCCGTTGCCGGAGGCGCAGCTTGATCGTTTCCTGATGCATGTTTATGTGGACTATCCAGCGGAAGCGTCCGAGCGCGACATTATGCGTCTGGTGCGCGATGAGGAGCAGGAGGATGGCAGTTCTGCTCATGCAAGCGCCACGACGCAGAAGGTTTCCCAACAAACGATCTTCGACGCACGCAAGGAAATCCATGCAATCCATATGGCAGATGCTGTGGAAACGTACATTGTGAACCTGATCCAGGCCACGCGAACACCGGAACGTTACGACAAAGATTTACGCAAATGGATACAGATAGGCGCGAGTCCTCGCGGAACCATTGGACTGGATAAATGCTCTCGCGCCTATGCATGGCTCAAAGGGCACGACTATGTGAGGCCGGATGATGTACAGGCCATTGCGCATGATGTTCTGCGCCACCGCATTCTGCTGACTTATGACGCACAGGCAGAGGGCATCACCGCGAATGCAATCATCGATAAAGTTGTGCAACTCGTAGCAGTTGCTTAAGAGAAGTGCATGGGAGCATACGCGGAACTCGACTCACTCATCGCGTTAGAGTTTCGTGCGCGAGGCTTTTCGCTGCGCCACAATCAACCGGTCCGCAGTCTTCTCTTTGGTCGCCGCACCTCGCATGTTCGTGGCCGCGGTCTGGACTTTGAAGAGCTTCGCAACTACGTGGCAGGCGACGATGTTCGCTCCATCGATTGGCATGTCACAGCACGCACGCAGAAGCCCTATGTCCGTGTGTATTCGGAAGAACGGGATCGTCCCACG is a genomic window containing:
- a CDS encoding FAD-dependent oxidoreductase — translated: MHELKDTIGATGASTTAGPRTLRQQTMDADLIVVGGGLSGVCAAITAARQGVRTVLVQDRPVLGGNASSEVRLWVLGATSHMGNNNRWAREGGVIDELLVENMWRNPEGNAIVFDSILLEWTLREANITLLLNTAVDSAETEAGDGRITSVSAFCSQNQIRYNITAPLFCDASGDGILGFLAGAAFRVGAESRAEFGELLAPETEDHSLLGHSLYFYTRDTGRPVKYVPPAFALKDITAIPRFRELRVTDSGCRLWWLEYGGARDTVYETEEIKYELWKVAYGVWNYIKNSGEFPEAETLTLEWMGTIPGKRESRRFEGDYMLMQQDVIEQRHHDDAVSFGGWAVDLHPPDGVYSSQPGCTQWHSKGVYTIPYRTMYSRNVPNLFLAGRILSASHIAFGSTRVMATCAHSAQAVGMAAVVCKSERLLPRDLTQPAHMVRLQQVLLAHGQHIPGVRLQDAQDKTQSAIITSSSTLKLAELEPSGEWETLSQPMALLVPLLAGAVPRFTLAARAKATTELRCELWISSRDGNTTPDVRVDALAVTLKEGEQEAVIAFSASMSNEAHAFAILHTNEDVSVALSTEQVTGILTLAQKMNKAVAKSLVQSPPEGSGVDTFAFWLPTRRPQARNLAMQFEPALDLFTAANVRNGVARPWSGANAWLPAKDDSQPTLKLTWDEPQSIREVVLGFDTDFDHPMESVLMGHPERVMPACVTAFEVRAGDRVLAHVKENHQTRYTLNLAEPITTGELAISIVGHGDAIPAIFEVRCY
- a CDS encoding TIM-barrel domain-containing protein — encoded protein: MLPFRSSTAIMAVAVLLPFSAIAQSNIQLSSSGIVFHAERTGARFSIDSNGNKTVAASPAAGILINGSPLTLTDSCTASPCTLHGKTSAGGLATLSIRIEPHHVAMTVHPAHEGAEVRFITAGASPAYGLADHAAEQKQFSTLENKQFNTDVTGFKDDIFLSGQGLTRLVSNFIIYPKQGFAEVLIDPYRKIVHTSGSEIVQGVEHAHGDVRMHYFFGDPHAIYGAYLAARNAAGYRVMVPKYAAFGVGWEAFGALGWDTNQKTDTESIDHYLKDGFPLRWIVVGSGFWPSQPESMHETTSFGYWDKEKYPDPRGMFQHFKEEGLVSMLGLRITFITTGPYSDEGVKHGYFLKDASGKAESFTGGWPKMPYYLLDAHNPAALDWYMGLVKKWQDYGVSGWKEDFYGYGKYPLRDDKVDPTNDRLMAQNQLIIERNGYLSSNGDLHRINDFNYNQDQDRGPVNALALAYAGFPLVYPDIVGGTFGESHFNTQRTPQMETYMMRNAMWASLHSSMGMGEPPWSFRPGVANVMRKAAQLHDRISPYLFQYGRRFAADGYPWTMTPLPIAYPNDSAVYAHENATDHRYEWLIGEALLAAPLYGNDYATATTRDIYLPAGEWMDFETGTLYNGNQLLRAFALPVDKIPLFVGGTGITLEKQNKDIFACIYPVARKGSTTLSLPDDPRPIRVTVAAPLKGARNIVVKDRSGKEVAISKAGFGYSFHPVAGESYTVTTR
- a CDS encoding HAD family phosphatase produces the protein MLIKVSTVVLACSLLLSGCESSPDVKTAGVDPLPSWNDGPAKKAIVDFVGQVTAKGPNFVPLEDRIATFDNDGTLWVEQPIYTEAIFTETRIQQMAADHPDWKKKEPFAAVLNHDEKALAADGENGAAELLAVTHTGMTDEQFDGIVTSWMLNAKHPRFQRQFTQCIYQPMVELLRYLQANGFTNYIVSGGEQEFMRPWTDKAYGIPREHVIGTQMKTAFVNSGGAAVLMRLPQLDSMNDGPGKPVNIGRFIGKRPIAAFGNSDGDQQMLEYTTAGNGLRFGALVHHTDAVREYAYDRASKVGTLDKALDEAGEKHWTVIDMKSDWKTIFPGQ
- a CDS encoding formylglycine-generating enzyme family protein, with translation MIRKPVNAIVAVPAASEDGHDTPPSESAKADTEKPDAMRREGQSSKNEPAFQLTVLNTAKPSSTTPEEMSWIPGGEFSMGAQAPAGTNDVGMKATYDSRPIHRVYVDGFYMDKTDVTNAEFAKFVKATGYVTVAERKPRAEDYPGAPPENLVAGSVVFTPPDHPVSLDNYFQWWRYVPGADWKHPQGPNSNIAGKEDYPVVQIAYEDAQAYAKWAGKRLPTEAEWEFAARGGLTGKPYVWGDEFRPHQHWMANTHEGHFPDTNTGEDGYVGTSPVKHFAPNNYGLYDMAGNVWQWTSDWYRPDYYKQLSAQGGVTRNPQGPDSSWDPSEPRHKKKVHRGGSYLCTDQYCSRYMLGTRGKGDADTGTNHLGFRCVRNAAPNASMASAREPQKQVSKKS